The genome window CGATATGCGGGTTGATGACCACGCCGCAGTCATGCCCCATCACGTAACGGCGCAGCTCGGGCTTCGCGAGCACCGGGTCGAAGACCATGAGCACGAGGTGGAACTCGAAGGAGTAGCAGGGATACATCTGCACCTTGTCGTCCTTCGGCAGCGCCGTGCCGGTGGGCACTTGCTGGATGAAGGAAGCGGTGAGGCCCGGGTTGGTGCCCTCGGGCAGATCGTGAAACCGCCGATGGGCAACATCCACGATCTCGTCCCAGCCAATCGTCCGCCCGTCGGGCGCGTGCACCGTGCCCTGCGCATAGCTCAGCGTGTCCGCCGGCGCATCGAGCAGTTTCGCCGCGATTGCAATGGCTTGCGTCTTGATCTGCCGCGCCGCATTGGCCGCCGCCCCGCCGAGCATGATCGCCATGCGCGAGCCGACCGGCGAGTTGCCGGGCAGCGAGCCAAGCGAGTCCGGGCGCACCACACGAATGCTGTCGGGGTCCATCTCCAGCACCTCGCCCACCACGGTGGCGGCCAGCGTCTCATGGCCCTGCCCCGAGGAGGTGGTGTGGATCGACACCGTCACATCGCCCAGCGCATCCACGTTCACCCGGCTGCCCTCCATCCAGGTGGAAGTGCGGTTCTTCGGGTTCAGCAGCGGCTCGAAGGAGGAGTTGCCCCCCGACGGCTCGAGGCAGGCGGCAATGCCGATGCCCGCACAAAGCCCCTCGGCGCGCAGCTTGTCGCGCTCGGCAACAAGGGCGTCATAGCCGACATGGGCCATCACCTTGTCGATCACCGCGTGATAGTCGCCGGAGTCGTATTTGCTGCCCGACGGGATCTCGTAAGGGAACTGGTCGGCGCGGATCAGGTTCTTGCGGCGAAATTCGATGCGATCCATGCCCAGATGCGCCGCGACCCGGTCCATCATCGTCTCGATGGCGTAGTTGGTCGGCGACTGGCCGAAGCCGCGCACCGCCTCCTGCACCGTCTTGTTGGTGGTGACCGACATTGCCCGGTATTGCACCGACTTGATCTGATAGGGCCCCACGATGGCGCTGATCGGCTTGCCAAGCTGGAACGGCGCCCGCCCCGCGTAGCCCCCGGCATTGTCGAGCGCGCGCATCTTCATCGCGTTCACCCGGCCATCCTTGTTGAAGGCCACCTCGATGTCGAAAATCCGCTCCGGCCCATGCGCATCCCCGGCCCGCATGTTCTCCAGACGGTCCTCGATCAGCCGCACCGGGCGCGAGAGCTTGCGGGCGAGGTAGCCGGCCAGCACCGTGTGCTTGATGCCGCGCTTCACGCCGTAAGAGCCGCCCACGTCCACATCGTAATGCACCCGCACATCATTGCCGCGCAGGTTCATCGCGCGGGCGATCTGGTCGGCGTATTTGGGCATCTGGATCGAGGCCCAGACGTCGAGCACATTCTCCCAGGCGTTCCACTCGGCAATCACCCCGAAGGTCTCGATCGGCACGGTCGAATTGCGGCCCCATGTGACGCGCAGCTTGAGGGTCTCGTCGCTGGCGGCAAAATCGTCGTCCACCGGGCCCCAGTCGAAGGTGCGGTCAAGCAGCAGGTTGGAGCCGTGATCGGGGTGGACCGGGGCCGACGTCTCCTTCAGCGCCTCCTCGGCGTCGATCACGTAGGGCAGGGGCTCCACCTCCACGCGCACCTTCTCGGCGGCGTCCTCGGCCACGGCCCGGCTCTCGGCGACAACGGCGGCAATCCACTCGCCCGCATAGCGGTTCTGCCCCACGGCGAGCGGGTAGCGGCGCACATTCGGCGTGTCGAGCCCGTTCATGAGCTGGTTGGTCGCGCCCGCCAGCTCGGCCCCGTCGACCACGTCGACGACGCCGGGCATCGCAAGCGCCTCGGAAGCGTCGATCTTCAGGATCTTCGCAGAGGGGTGCTGCGCGGCAACCAGCGCCACATGGAGCATTCCGGGGCGCTCGATATCCTGCACGAACCTGCCGTTGCCGACCACGAAGCGCCTGTCCTCGCGCACGCGGCGGCTGGACGAGATGAAGCGGTTTGCGGGGGTGTTCATCGGCTCGCCTCCGGCACGGCTGCAATGTTGCTTTCGCGCAGGCGCTTGGCGGCCAGCCGGATCGCCTCGATGATCTGGCCGTAGCCGGTGCAGCGGCAGATATTGCCCGAGATCGCCTCGCGGATGTCCTCGTCGGTCGGGTCGGCCTCGCGGGCCAGCAGCGACTTGGCCGCCAGCACCATGCCGGGCGTGCAGTAGCCGCACTGCAACCCGTGGGTCTCGCAGAAGCTGTCCTGGATGATGTCCATCTCGCCCTCGGTCGGGGCGGAGCTTTCGATGGTCGAAATCTCCATGCCCTCGCATTGCACGGCGAACATCAGGCACGAGCGCACGGCATCGCCGTCCACCAGCACGGTGCAGGCCCCGCAGACGCCATGCTCGCAGCCCGCGTGGGTGCCCTTCAGGTTCAACTCGTCGCGCAGGGTGTCGAGCAGCGTCATGCGCGGCTCGACAGTGACACTGCGCAGCTCGCCGTTCACCTTCAGGTCGGTTTTCATCGGGCGGGTCATGCGGCGGCTCCAATGGCTTGGTCGCGGGCCTGCACCATCGCCTGCTCTGCAAGGCGGGCGGCGGCGCGGCGGCGGTAGGTTGATGTGGCGTGCAGGTCGTCCACGCAGTCCAGATCGGCCAGCGCGGCCTCGACGGCACCGGCAATGTCCTTGCCCGTCAGGCGGCTGCCCGCGAGGCCGGCAACGTCCACCGCCACCGGCACATCGCCGACACTGCCGATGCCCAGCCGGGCCTCGGTGCAGGTGCCGTCTTCCGCCAGCACGATCTGTGCGCCCGCCGAGGCAAAGGCATAGTCGCTGCGCCGCGACGCGATCTCGCGAAAGCCGACCCCCAGCGCGCCCTCGGGGCGCTTGGGAAAGAGCACCCGGGTGAGCAGCCCGCCCATCGGCGCCATTGTCACGGTCGGGCCGATGAAGAACTCCTCGGGCGAGAAGGTCTCCATCTCGTCCTCGGTCCTGAATTCGATCTGCGCCTCGAGGATTGTCGCAGCCAGCGCGATCTCGGCGGAGGGGTCGCCATGGGCGATCGAGCCTCCGATCGTGCCGCGCGCCCGGGTCGGCGGGTGGCCGACATGGGGCAGGGCGGCCGCCAGCAGGGGCACCTGCTGCGCGATGAGCGGGTTGGTCAGCGCCTCCGCCTGCCGCACGGCCGAGCCGATAGCGACATGCGCGCCGCTGTCGTCGATACCGCGCAGCTCGGACAGCCGGGCAATGTCGACCAGCTGCGAGGGCCGCGACAGGCGCATCGCCAGCATCGGCACCAGCGTCTGGCCTCCGGCGATCACGCGCGCCTCCATGTCACTGGCCATGGCCTCGCAGGCTTCGGCCAGTGTGGACGGGCGATAGTATGAGAACGGAGCAGCTTTCACGGCGGTCAACAGTCCTTGCTAAACGGCACTCAGGTGAGCGGAAGGTCGGGCATCACGGGCAGCAGCACCGACTTGTGCTGCTTCGCGATCAGGGGGCCGTCGGTCTCCGAGGCCGCCTTGGCCGCCAGCCACCCGGCATCGCTGCCGAACGAGCCCCACGCCTTTTCCCGTGCCTCGGCATCGGGAAAGCGGGTGAGGTAGTTCAGCATCCCGGTGGCTTCGTCGGTGAAGGCCCCCAGCAGCTCGATTCCGTGGTCCGGAAAGCGTGTCGCCACTTCCTTTTCGAAGCGCTCGCGCACCTGATCGGCGCACCCTTCAACATGTTCGTAGATACGAAGTTCATACAGCACGCGGCTGGCTCCTCCCCAGGAATTGTCATCGTGTTCGTTGCGGAGGGTAGGGGGACAATTCGGCGCGGTCAATCGAAAGATACACAAAAGGTGGGATAATTTGCCCTATTGGGGTGCTGCAATGCAGTAATATTCCTCGCCGCATTGCAAAAACCCCTGCGGAACCACTTGAAAATGCGTTTTATTTGGAAAGGTGTTGCGACAATCGGCGGATTGTCCTATTTCTTGGCCAACACAAGAGGACTGTTATGGATTGGTACCCGACCCTGCCGTTTGGCGAAGGCCCCCGTTATCTGCAGATCGTTGCGGCATTGCGCAACGACATTGCCACCGGGGCCGTCGCCTCCGGCCAGCGGCTCCCGACTCATCGCGAAATGGCTGCAAAGCTGGGGCTGAGCGTCGGCACGGTCTCCAAGGCCTATGCCGCCGCCGAGCGCGGCGGGCTGATCTCGGGGCAGGTCGGGCGTGGCACCTTCGTGTCGCCCTCCACCCCCGATATCGGCGTGTCCGAGAATGCCACCAACGAGTCGCAGCGGGTCAATCTGGCGCTGAACGCGCCGCCCGACACCGGCGAATCCGAGGCGCTGGCCGCCACCCTCTCCGAGATCGCCGCCGACCCGAACTTCTCGCGGCTCATGGGATACCTCCCCCATCAGGGCCTCGAAGCCCACCGCACAATCGTGGCCGACTGGCTCTCCGAGGTGCACTCGCCCACCGCCGCCACCGGCGTCTACATCACTCAGGGCGCCCAGCACGCGATTTCCGTCGCCATGCGCCTGCTCGCGCGGCCCGGATCGCCGGTGCTGGTCGAGAACATGACCTACTCCGGCATGACCTCGCTGGCGATCATGGAGGGCTACAATCTCGCCGGCGTCGCGATGGATGAGGAGGGGCTCATTCCCGCCGCGCTCGAGGCCGCCTTCTCCCAGACCGGCGCCTCCGTGCTTTACTGCACGCCCACTCTTCAGGCCGCCACCGGCGCGATCATGAGCGCCGAGCGCCGCCGCGAGGTGGCCGAGATCGTGCGCAGGCATGACGCCTGGATCGTCGAGGACGACACCTACGGCTTCCTCTGCGAAACACCTCCGCCCACGCTCTCCTCGCTCCTGCCCGAGCGCAGTTTCTACGTGGTCAGCTTTGCCAAATGCCTCGCCCCCGGCCTGCGGATCGGCGCGATGACCGCGCCCGTCCAGTTCCGCGACCGCATCATCAACGCCATCCGCTCCACCGGCTGGATGGCCAATGCCATCATGGCCGAGGCCGTCACCCGCATGATCCGCTCGGGCGAGCTCGACCGCCAGATCGTGCGCAAGCGCGCGGCGGCGGCAGAGCGCACCGGGCTGGCGCAGGACATCCTCGGCCATCACCTGCAAAAGGTCTCGGTTCCCGCCTTCCACGTCTGGCTGAACATGCCCGCAGGCCGCACCTCCTCCGGCCTTTCGGCGCAGGCCGCCCTGTCCGACGTCACCCTCGTGCCGCCCAACCCCCTCAGCGCCACCTCCGGCGGCCGCGACGGGCTGAGGCTGTGCCTCGGCGCCGCCCGATCCACCGACTCGCTGGTGCGCGCCCTCATCACCCTGAGCGAAATCCTCTCCGACACCGAAGAGATGGCGCTGATCTGAGCCCACCCTCGGGCCACGCGCCAAGCTGCAAGCGACAAAACCCGCACCCATCCCCCGGGTGAGGTGCCTAATATTTGTGCGCCGCACCGCGCCCGCCGGGAAAACAATACAAACAGTCTTGACTGTTTTTTTAAGTGGCGCATTCTGACCCCCTGACTGACAGAGGGGATGGCCAGATGACCAGCGAAGACGACTACAAGCAGCGCAGCTACGGCGAAATTCCGGTCGGAACTGGCGCAAAGCCCGGCATCGTCGTGGTCGATTTCCAGAAGGGCTTCACCGAGTCGCAGTACCCGCTGGGCGGGGCGCCGCTGGTGATGCGGGCGCTGGAAAACACCGAGAAGCTGCTGAAAGTGGCCCGCGCCATGAACGTGCCGGTGGCCAGCTGCAACACCGCCTACATGAACGAACGCGAAATGCCCTACTGGAAGATCACCGCCGTCCGCGAGACCTTCCGCCACGACCACCCCAGCGCCGCGCTCGACCCGCGCATCTACGACCCCGACTATGATCTCGTGGTCTGCAAGAAGGGGCCGTCGATCTTCTTCAACACCGATGTGGCCGACTACTTCGCAAAGGAGCGGGTCGATACCGTCATCGTCACCGGCTGCAACACCAGCGGCTGCATCCGCGCCAGCTCCATCGATTCCTTCAGCCACCGCTACCGCACGCTGGTGCCCGAGGATTGCGTTGGCGACATCGAGGAGCAGCCCCACCGCGACAACCTGCGCGACCTCGGCCGCCGCTACGTCGACGTGGTCGATCTCGATTACGTGCTCGCCTATCTCGACCGCTGGAACGCGGCGCAGGCCGCCGCCTGAGCAGGGCAGGGGCCCGCCACAGACATAATGAAGAGGGCGCGGCAGGTCCGCGGTCCGACACAATGAGGAAAGAATGACAGTAAGACTGCTGAAGAACGCGCGGATCGTCGATGGCACCCGCCTCGAACCCACCGAGCCCATGGGCATCGTCATCGAAGACGGAAAGATCCGCGAGGTCGCGCCCGGCGCC of Oceanicola sp. 502str15 contains these proteins:
- a CDS encoding xanthine dehydrogenase family protein molybdopterin-binding subunit — protein: MNTPANRFISSSRRVREDRRFVVGNGRFVQDIERPGMLHVALVAAQHPSAKILKIDASEALAMPGVVDVVDGAELAGATNQLMNGLDTPNVRRYPLAVGQNRYAGEWIAAVVAESRAVAEDAAEKVRVEVEPLPYVIDAEEALKETSAPVHPDHGSNLLLDRTFDWGPVDDDFAASDETLKLRVTWGRNSTVPIETFGVIAEWNAWENVLDVWASIQMPKYADQIARAMNLRGNDVRVHYDVDVGGSYGVKRGIKHTVLAGYLARKLSRPVRLIEDRLENMRAGDAHGPERIFDIEVAFNKDGRVNAMKMRALDNAGGYAGRAPFQLGKPISAIVGPYQIKSVQYRAMSVTTNKTVQEAVRGFGQSPTNYAIETMMDRVAAHLGMDRIEFRRKNLIRADQFPYEIPSGSKYDSGDYHAVIDKVMAHVGYDALVAERDKLRAEGLCAGIGIAACLEPSGGNSSFEPLLNPKNRTSTWMEGSRVNVDALGDVTVSIHTTSSGQGHETLAATVVGEVLEMDPDSIRVVRPDSLGSLPGNSPVGSRMAIMLGGAAANAARQIKTQAIAIAAKLLDAPADTLSYAQGTVHAPDGRTIGWDEIVDVAHRRFHDLPEGTNPGLTASFIQQVPTGTALPKDDKVQMYPCYSFEFHLVLMVFDPVLAKPELRRYVMGHDCGVVINPHIVKGMTLGGIAHGIGAALLEEFAYDGEGQLMTQSFLDYLMPSSHEVPEVEIVHHCTPSPLTEFGQKGSGESGYLGAPAAISGAIHDALSPWGLHLNKLPIRMSAISDAIAAAEKKD
- a CDS encoding (2Fe-2S)-binding protein, producing the protein MTRPMKTDLKVNGELRSVTVEPRMTLLDTLRDELNLKGTHAGCEHGVCGACTVLVDGDAVRSCLMFAVQCEGMEISTIESSAPTEGEMDIIQDSFCETHGLQCGYCTPGMVLAAKSLLAREADPTDEDIREAISGNICRCTGYGQIIEAIRLAAKRLRESNIAAVPEASR
- a CDS encoding FAD binding domain-containing protein, encoding MKAAPFSYYRPSTLAEACEAMASDMEARVIAGGQTLVPMLAMRLSRPSQLVDIARLSELRGIDDSGAHVAIGSAVRQAEALTNPLIAQQVPLLAAALPHVGHPPTRARGTIGGSIAHGDPSAEIALAATILEAQIEFRTEDEMETFSPEEFFIGPTVTMAPMGGLLTRVLFPKRPEGALGVGFREIASRRSDYAFASAGAQIVLAEDGTCTEARLGIGSVGDVPVAVDVAGLAGSRLTGKDIAGAVEAALADLDCVDDLHATSTYRRRAAARLAEQAMVQARDQAIGAAA
- a CDS encoding NIPSNAP family protein, with amino-acid sequence MLYELRIYEHVEGCADQVRERFEKEVATRFPDHGIELLGAFTDEATGMLNYLTRFPDAEAREKAWGSFGSDAGWLAAKAASETDGPLIAKQHKSVLLPVMPDLPLT
- a CDS encoding PLP-dependent aminotransferase family protein, which encodes MDWYPTLPFGEGPRYLQIVAALRNDIATGAVASGQRLPTHREMAAKLGLSVGTVSKAYAAAERGGLISGQVGRGTFVSPSTPDIGVSENATNESQRVNLALNAPPDTGESEALAATLSEIAADPNFSRLMGYLPHQGLEAHRTIVADWLSEVHSPTAATGVYITQGAQHAISVAMRLLARPGSPVLVENMTYSGMTSLAIMEGYNLAGVAMDEEGLIPAALEAAFSQTGASVLYCTPTLQAATGAIMSAERRREVAEIVRRHDAWIVEDDTYGFLCETPPPTLSSLLPERSFYVVSFAKCLAPGLRIGAMTAPVQFRDRIINAIRSTGWMANAIMAEAVTRMIRSGELDRQIVRKRAAAAERTGLAQDILGHHLQKVSVPAFHVWLNMPAGRTSSGLSAQAALSDVTLVPPNPLSATSGGRDGLRLCLGAARSTDSLVRALITLSEILSDTEEMALI
- a CDS encoding isochorismatase family protein, which encodes MTSEDDYKQRSYGEIPVGTGAKPGIVVVDFQKGFTESQYPLGGAPLVMRALENTEKLLKVARAMNVPVASCNTAYMNEREMPYWKITAVRETFRHDHPSAALDPRIYDPDYDLVVCKKGPSIFFNTDVADYFAKERVDTVIVTGCNTSGCIRASSIDSFSHRYRTLVPEDCVGDIEEQPHRDNLRDLGRRYVDVVDLDYVLAYLDRWNAAQAAA